Within the Solwaraspora sp. WMMA2056 genome, the region CGCGACGGGGTCACCGGAATCAAGGCGTTGATCCTCTACCCGATGAACGCGCTCGCCAACGACCAAGCGGCCCGGTTGACGAAGCTGCTGGTCGAGCAGCCCGACCTGGCCGAGGTGACCGCCGCGCTCTACACCGGGCAGGCCGGGGAGACCCGGCCGGCGGTGAGCGCCGACGGGCTGATCACCGACCGGGGGATCATCCGGGACACCGCGCCGGACATCCTGCTGACCAACTACAAGATGCTCGACCAGCTGCTGCTGCGAGTCGAGGACCAGGAGCTGTGGCGGCAGTCGGCGACCAGCCTGCGGTACCTCGTACTCGACGAATTTCACACCTACGACGGCGCGCAAGGCACCGACGTGGCGATGCTGCTGCGCCGGCTCGGCCTGGCCCTCAAGAGCCACTGGCGCGACGACGACCCGGCCATCGACGACGCCGCGCGCAGCCGGCCGCTGGGGTTGGCGACCCCGGTGGCGACCTCGGCGACCCTCGGCGACAAGGGCGACCCGCTGGTGATGCTCGACTTCGCCCACACCGTGTTCGGGGAGCGCTTCGGCGCCGACTCGATCGTCACCGAGACCCGGCTCGACCTCGACGAGTGGTCCGACGGCGCGGCCGAGCAGATCGCCGCCGCCGACCTTCACCCGGTCGAGGTCGGCACGCTGGACGTGGCGGCCGCGCTCGACGCCGTCGCCGATCTCGGCCACGACCCGACCGGGGAACAGCTCGCCCGCCTCGTCCTCAGCCAGCTCTACGGCGTCGAACCGGAGCGGTTCGTCGGCGCTGACCCGCAACTGCTGCTCGCGCTCTGCCAGGCGCATCCGCTGGTGCACACTCTGGCCCGCGAGGCTGCACACGCCGTCGCCCTGGACGACCTCGCCGAACGGGTCTTCGGCGTCGGCCACCCGGCCCGCGCCCAGGCGCTGCTGACGCACGTGATCGCCATGCTCGGGCACGTCCGCGCGGTCGCCGGACGCGACGCGCTCGCCGTCGACGTGCATCTGTGGATCCGGGAGCTGACCCGCATCGACCGGGCCGCCGCGACCGCCGCCCGGTTCCGGTGGAGCGACGACGGCCCGCCGATCCCCGGCGGCGACGCCGAAGACACCAGGCCGTCCTTCCCGGCCATCTTCTGCCGGCACTGCGGCAGATCCGGCTGGGGGATCGGCCTCGCCCCGGTCGGCAACAGCCTGACCCCTGACGACGACCACATCCGTCGCGACCACGCCGTCAAGGAGGGCCGGTTCCGGCCACTGCTGTACGCGCCAGCCGAAGCCGCCGCCAGCATCGACAGCGGCGAGCAGATCGACGGACTGGTGTGGTTTTCGATCCGCAGCCGGGAACTGCTCACCAGCGTCGCCGACGACGACCGGGAGCTGCGCGACGGCTGGATCCTGCCGGTGCTGACCAACCTCGGCACCGACGCCGACCAGCAGAGCCGCAAGGACACCTGCCCGTCGTGCGGGCAGGAAGACGGCATCCGGTTCCTCGGCAGCGCGGTCGCCACGCTGCTGTCGGTGTCGCTGTCGACGCTGTTCGGCTCGCCGACCCTCGACGCTCGAGAGAAGAAGGCGCTGGTCTTCACCGACTCGGTGCAGGACGCCGCGCACCGGGCCGGGTTCGTCCAGGCCCGGTCGCACACGTTGACGCTGCGGTCCGTGTTGCGGCACGCCGTCGCCGACGGGGAGCTGACCCTCGACGCACTCGTCGAGGAAGTGATCCGGCAGGCCGGCGACGACCCGTTCGCGCGCTACCGGGTCCTCGCCCCGGACTGCGCCGACCGGGAGTCCTTCGTGGAGTTCTGGAAGGCCGGGAAGCTGCGTGCGGTGCCCGCGAAGGTGCAGGCGCGGGTGCGCAAACGGCTCGCGCTCGACGCCGCGTTGGAGTTCGGGCTGAACTCCCGCACCGGCCGGACCCTGGAGCTCACCGGCACGGTCGCCGTCGGAGTCAACGCCGGTGAACCGGCCCGGATGGCCGGGACGGCCCGTGCCGTGCTCGACGGCACGTCCTGGCAGGCCGCGCTCGGCTCGACCGGGCCCGACGACGCGACCCTGGTGCGGTGGGTCCGTGGCCTGCTGGACCGGATGCGCGCGCAAGGCGCCATCGACCACCCGTGGTTCGACCGCTACCGGGCCGAAGACGGCCGCGACTGGTCGATCTGGGGTGGGCGGCCGCGCAGCGACGGCATGCCGGCGTTCCCCCGGGACCGGCCCCGGCCCGCGTACCCGAAGGTCGGCGGCGGCGCCGGACCGGCCAACAGCGGACTGGACCCGGTGACCACGCCACAATCCTGGTACGCCCGGTGGACGTCCCGCGTGCTCGACGTCTCCCCGCTCGACGGCGGCCGGCTCGCCCGGCAGCTGCTCGACCGGCTCGCCCGCGACGGGATCCTCAGCACGACGACCAGCGAATCCGGTGCCACCGTCTTCGCGATCCCCCCGTCTGCGGTCGTCGTCGCGCCCGTCGACGAAGCCGACCTGGCCGCCGGCCGGCACCTGCTGGTCTGCGACACCTGCCGGGCCATCACCCCGGGCACCGTCGACGTCGTCACCCAGCTCACCGGCGCACCCTGCCTGCACGTGCGCTGCCGTGGGCACCTGCAGCCCGACCGGCTGAAAGACAACTTCTACCGACGGCTGTACGGATCCCCGGACATGCGCCGCGTCGTCTCCCGGGAACACACCAGTCTCCTCGACGACGAGACCCGCCTGGCGTACGAAGACGGATTCCGCGACGCCGCGACCAGTCCGCAGGCCCCGAACGTCCTCGTCGCCACCCCCACCCTGGAGATGGGTATCGACATCGGCGACCTGTCGGCGGTGCTCCTCGCGTCGCTGCCCCGGACCGTCGCCTCCTACCTGCAGCGGGTCGGCCGCGCCGGCCGGCTCACCGGCAACGCGCTCAACCTGGCCTTCGTCACCGGGCGCGGCGAGCACCTGCCGAAACTCGGCGACCCGCTGTCGGTCATCGACGGAGAGGTGCGGCCGCCGGCGACCTACCTGGCGGCGGAGGAGATCCTGCGCCGGCAGTACACGGCGTACCTGGCCGACGGCTTCGCCCGCGACGTCGGCCGCCGCCACCCGAGGTCCGCCGTCGGGGCGATCGCCTCGACCAATCCGGGCACCTTCCTCGGCGACCTGGTGTCGCACGCCGAGACCAGCGCCGCCGAGCAGTTGCCCCGATTCGTCGCCACCTTCGACCTGCCCGAAGACGTCGTCGAGCGGCTGCGTGACTGGCTGCGGCCGGTCAGCGGGCCACGGACCAGCGGCTTCGCCGCGCACGTGCAGGACGCCAGCCGCCGCTGGCGGGACAACGTCGAGACGCTGGAACGACGGCGGACGAAGATCGCCGAACTGCTGCCCGAGCTCGAAGCGAAGACCGCGTCGCCGGCCGCCACCGACGACGACAAGCAGGCGCTGCGGTCGGCGCGATCCGCTCTCAGACTGACCGGCGGTCAGCTGGCCGACCTGCGCGGCGGCTACTGGATCAGCGTCCTCGAAGAATACGGACTGCTGCCCAACTACACGCTGCTCGACGACACCGTCACCCTCGACGTCGGGCTGTCCTGGATGGATCCCGACACCCTCACGTACACCTACGGCCGGGCGCACTTCGCGCGCGGCTCCGCGCAAGCGCTGCGCGAGTTCGCCCCCGGCGCCACCTTCTACGCCCGCGGCTGGGAAATCGACATCGACGCCGTCGACCTCGGCATGGACGGCTCGGCGATCCGCAGATGGGCGTTCTGCCCCGCCTGCGGATACGCCGTCGACGTCGCGCTGACCGGTCGCGAAGTGCCGGTCCCGGCCTGCCCGCGCTGCGGCAGCACCGGCATCGGCGACACCGGGCAACGTCTCGACGTGGTCGAGCTGACCCGGGTCTCCGCCGAAGTACGCCGCGA harbors:
- a CDS encoding DEAD/DEAH box helicase, translating into MSELLPTHQADRIRHSLVDYLTTTFGLTDGDARDGLDRFLSDPDTGMFKGPYVRLRLPYRPADAGWRDTLEWYEGFPPPYGHQAAAFARLASAAGGQPRRPLPTLVTTGTGSGKTEAFLAPILDHVLRARRDGVTGIKALILYPMNALANDQAARLTKLLVEQPDLAEVTAALYTGQAGETRPAVSADGLITDRGIIRDTAPDILLTNYKMLDQLLLRVEDQELWRQSATSLRYLVLDEFHTYDGAQGTDVAMLLRRLGLALKSHWRDDDPAIDDAARSRPLGLATPVATSATLGDKGDPLVMLDFAHTVFGERFGADSIVTETRLDLDEWSDGAAEQIAAADLHPVEVGTLDVAAALDAVADLGHDPTGEQLARLVLSQLYGVEPERFVGADPQLLLALCQAHPLVHTLAREAAHAVALDDLAERVFGVGHPARAQALLTHVIAMLGHVRAVAGRDALAVDVHLWIRELTRIDRAAATAARFRWSDDGPPIPGGDAEDTRPSFPAIFCRHCGRSGWGIGLAPVGNSLTPDDDHIRRDHAVKEGRFRPLLYAPAEAAASIDSGEQIDGLVWFSIRSRELLTSVADDDRELRDGWILPVLTNLGTDADQQSRKDTCPSCGQEDGIRFLGSAVATLLSVSLSTLFGSPTLDAREKKALVFTDSVQDAAHRAGFVQARSHTLTLRSVLRHAVADGELTLDALVEEVIRQAGDDPFARYRVLAPDCADRESFVEFWKAGKLRAVPAKVQARVRKRLALDAALEFGLNSRTGRTLELTGTVAVGVNAGEPARMAGTARAVLDGTSWQAALGSTGPDDATLVRWVRGLLDRMRAQGAIDHPWFDRYRAEDGRDWSIWGGRPRSDGMPAFPRDRPRPAYPKVGGGAGPANSGLDPVTTPQSWYARWTSRVLDVSPLDGGRLARQLLDRLARDGILSTTTSESGATVFAIPPSAVVVAPVDEADLAAGRHLLVCDTCRAITPGTVDVVTQLTGAPCLHVRCRGHLQPDRLKDNFYRRLYGSPDMRRVVSREHTSLLDDETRLAYEDGFRDAATSPQAPNVLVATPTLEMGIDIGDLSAVLLASLPRTVASYLQRVGRAGRLTGNALNLAFVTGRGEHLPKLGDPLSVIDGEVRPPATYLAAEEILRRQYTAYLADGFARDVGRRHPRSAVGAIASTNPGTFLGDLVSHAETSAAEQLPRFVATFDLPEDVVERLRDWLRPVSGPRTSGFAAHVQDASRRWRDNVETLERRRTKIAELLPELEAKTASPAATDDDKQALRSARSALRLTGGQLADLRGGYWISVLEEYGLLPNYTLLDDTVTLDVGLSWMDPDTLTYTYGRAHFARGSAQALREFAPGATFYARGWEIDIDAVDLGMDGSAIRRWAFCPACGYAVDVALTGREVPVPACPRCGSTGIGDTGQRLDVVELTRVSAEVRRDEAAISDRKDDRTRTGFLIVAAADVDPANVARRWFVEGTGLGCTYLRVVDLRWINLGLRGHGTTRTIAGEDRQGNLFRVCSGCGKKDTETGRNRPHEHRPWCPHRMSPTEKASTIALSRTLRTQGLLLRLPHAVSIGDDFAVPSLSAALLLGLREQMGGHPDHIRVEHVVDPTLSDGTDNHDAILLHDAVPAGTGYLAETATPERLRELLVLAWERVRDCECRHEDRLACHRCLLPFIDPNIVRRVSRASAERHLRALLGLTPDADTAEGTTWTVTEVAPHEEPESHLERAFHRVFVGRLRRAGAAVSEAPGPTGNVVRFTLPGMHRQWTLTPQANVLDSRPDFLLETNDMNVPAVAIFTDGRAYHATAAANRLADDAAKRANLRDAGFVVLAVTVADVEPGDQGPAPPWWYNAAMAGSLMTIPQLQAPPEVYRSLGRGPVDWLVDWVSNPQPAAVRAVARAVPMFLSAGAHTMSVADPFTPAELARAALLDEHLPTGERKLYLNRRGALAVVVEILAETVVEVAVVLDDRDEALDDAHAEAWRAWLRLSNALALRDWPTVVTTTSLVHTAAGDPADEQTGSGLGRPVGAWADVYDAAAPGEERRLVAALAAHDGIAPPVVGAEGPDGIPLDLSWPTLRVAVAFAHMSAQDRADLAEAGWRLVEPTPELVAETVTHVLDPAGER